The following proteins come from a genomic window of Ammospiza nelsoni isolate bAmmNel1 chromosome 6, bAmmNel1.pri, whole genome shotgun sequence:
- the INAFM2 gene encoding putative transmembrane protein INAFM2, which yields MKEKEAGAERGKPATYTGDKKARMAAKTNKKWVRLATVLAYVLSVSLAAIVLAVYYSLIWQPVRGSGGSSSPGPGAAATPAQLRAAPAGPTAGPPPAPPRTGPGPAATAPPAASPSPAAGSGPGAGSP from the coding sequence ATGAAGGAGAAGGaggcgggcgcggagcggggcaAGCCCGCCACTTACACCGGGGACAAGAAGGCGCGCATGGCGGCCAAGACCAACAAGAAGTGGGTGCGCCTGGCCACCGTGCTGGCCTACGTGCTCTCCGTCTCGCTGGCCGCCATCGTGCTCGCCGTCTACTACAGCCTCATCTGGCAGCCGGTgcgcggcagcggcggctcctccagccccggccccggcgccgccgccaCCCCCGCGCAGCtccgcgccgcgcccgccggACCTACGGCGGGGCctccgcccgcgccgccgcgcaccggccccggccccgccgccaccgccccgCCGGCCGCGTCCCCCTCGCCCGCGGCCGGGAGCGGGCCGGGCGCCGGCAGCCCCTGA